One window from the genome of Thermus sediminis encodes:
- a CDS encoding alanine/glycine:cation symporter family protein: MDILALNEYLNRIVYGFPMKLVFLLVGAYLVIFRIRWFSAPFRMMRVSFSETLGAIRERAFGFGGQITPFQATMVALSATIGTGHLLGMLAAVLLGGPGAVFWMWLGYFFGTGSKFAEATLAVHYRRRYADGSVSGGPMHYLSRGLPRLRFLGHLFALFAAVAAFGIGNLSQAGAVGGALSPLGAPPALVGLFLALLVGVVLGGGIVRVARFAQVVVPLKLLLFVVALGPLLVLYGGRLPEALALVFRAAFSPEAALGGVAGYSLYAAINAGLGRGIFANEAGLGSAAIAHAQAQVDHPIRQGFWGVTEMFVSFLVTSLTALTFIASGLWQEGGGAAEAAQALFGAHPLGGVILALTVAVFALGTMVSWGFYGEEAAAFLFGEGVRWPYRLAFATLAFVGPLGGLEAFLAVSDTLNGFMAIPNLLGLVLLGGVVGRLVYGFFRGEPWVPPR, from the coding sequence ATGGATATCCTGGCCCTGAACGAGTATCTAAACCGCATCGTCTACGGCTTCCCTATGAAGCTGGTCTTCCTCCTGGTAGGGGCATACCTGGTCATCTTCCGGATCCGCTGGTTCAGTGCCCCCTTCCGCATGATGCGGGTCTCCTTCAGCGAGACCCTGGGGGCCATCCGGGAGCGGGCCTTTGGCTTCGGCGGCCAGATCACCCCCTTCCAGGCCACCATGGTGGCCCTTTCCGCCACCATCGGCACCGGCCACCTCTTGGGCATGCTGGCGGCGGTGCTCCTGGGGGGGCCTGGGGCCGTCTTCTGGATGTGGCTGGGCTACTTTTTCGGCACCGGCAGCAAGTTCGCCGAGGCCACCTTGGCGGTGCACTACCGCCGTCGCTACGCTGACGGCTCCGTCTCTGGGGGGCCCATGCACTACCTCTCCCGGGGCCTGCCCAGGCTCAGGTTTTTGGGGCACCTCTTCGCCCTCTTCGCCGCGGTGGCCGCCTTCGGCATCGGCAACCTCTCCCAGGCGGGGGCGGTGGGGGGGGCCCTTTCCCCCTTGGGGGCGCCCCCGGCCCTGGTGGGCCTCTTTTTGGCCCTCCTGGTGGGCGTGGTCCTGGGCGGGGGAATCGTGCGGGTGGCCCGCTTTGCCCAGGTGGTGGTGCCCCTGAAGCTCCTCCTTTTCGTGGTGGCCCTCGGGCCCCTTTTGGTCCTCTACGGGGGGAGGCTTCCCGAGGCCCTGGCCCTGGTCTTCCGGGCCGCCTTCAGCCCCGAGGCTGCCCTGGGAGGGGTAGCGGGGTATAGCCTCTACGCCGCCATCAACGCCGGGCTCGGCCGGGGCATCTTCGCCAACGAGGCGGGGCTGGGCTCGGCGGCCATCGCCCACGCCCAGGCCCAGGTGGACCACCCGATTCGCCAAGGCTTCTGGGGGGTCACGGAGATGTTCGTGAGCTTCCTGGTCACCTCCCTCACCGCCCTCACCTTCATCGCCTCGGGGCTTTGGCAGGAGGGAGGAGGGGCGGCGGAGGCGGCCCAGGCCCTCTTCGGGGCCCACCCCCTGGGCGGGGTCATCCTGGCCCTCACCGTGGCCGTCTTCGCCCTGGGGACCATGGTCTCCTGGGGCTTCTACGGGGAGGAGGCCGCCGCCTTCCTCTTCGGGGAAGGGGTGCGCTGGCCCTACCGCCTGGCCTTCGCCACCCTGGCCTTCGTGGGGCCTTTGGGGGGCCTCGAGGCCTTTTTGGCGGTCTCTGATACCCTAAACGGCTTCATGGCCATCCCCAACCTCCTGGGCCTGGTGCTCCTCGGGGGGGTGGTGGGGCGGCTGGTCTACGGCTTCTTCCGCGGGGAGCCCTGGGTGCCGCCCCGCTAA
- a CDS encoding DUF4388 domain-containing protein, with translation MLSGNLAEFPFSSLVGALMGAGRTGRLLVRPPFLEAEVYLRGGQVVHARVQAGERGLEGEEALDLLAGLKQGPFAFEPEALPPRTTLLGGLAVPARLAEAQAAWGGLNLPADWGYRLRLGPGGREVELSPEALGVLAQVEGRRIAEVLLAPGPLRLARVLNTLLQMGVLEAVPVVSLSPVSLLVLPIYGPGSGMAYVDEPLYAEWARVIRHGFRLRLSPSGILIEVRPRPNIPGRLGLLEEDLRRFRLRRGDKVEVVPEV, from the coding sequence ATGCTTTCGGGTAACCTCGCGGAGTTTCCCTTTTCTTCCCTGGTGGGCGCCCTCATGGGAGCCGGGCGCACGGGGCGGCTCCTGGTCCGCCCCCCTTTTCTGGAGGCCGAGGTTTACCTGAGGGGAGGGCAGGTGGTCCACGCGCGGGTCCAGGCCGGGGAGCGGGGCCTTGAAGGGGAGGAGGCCCTGGACCTCCTGGCGGGGCTCAAGCAGGGTCCCTTCGCCTTTGAGCCCGAGGCCCTCCCCCCCCGCACCACCCTCCTCGGGGGATTGGCGGTTCCCGCCCGCTTGGCTGAGGCCCAGGCGGCGTGGGGAGGGCTGAACCTGCCCGCCGACTGGGGTTACCGCCTCCGCCTGGGCCCAGGGGGTAGGGAGGTGGAGCTTTCCCCCGAGGCCTTGGGGGTTCTGGCCCAGGTGGAGGGGAGGCGTATCGCCGAGGTCCTCCTGGCCCCAGGCCCCTTGCGCCTGGCCCGCGTTCTGAACACCCTTCTTCAGATGGGGGTCCTCGAGGCCGTCCCCGTGGTTTCCCTTTCCCCCGTTTCCCTCCTGGTCCTCCCCATCTACGGCCCGGGCTCGGGGATGGCCTACGTGGACGAGCCCCTTTATGCGGAGTGGGCCCGGGTCATCCGCCACGGGTTCCGCCTGAGGCTTAGCCCCTCGGGGATCCTTATAGAGGTGCGCCCCAGGCCCAACATCCCCGGGCGGCTTGGGCTTTTGGAGGAGGACCTTAGGCGCTTTCGCCTGCGCCGAGGGGATAAGGTGGAGGTGGTGCCGGAGGTGTGA
- a CDS encoding ZIP family metal transporter — translation MEALAISPWTVFLYALLTAVATGLGALPFLFTRNILRRHLGLAQAAAAGLMLSASFGLIYEGVDYHLGRTLLGVLLGLIFIQLSHRYLEGREVSFGILNGLDARKALMIVGIMTLHSFAEGVGVGVAFGGGEALGVFITLAIAVHNIPEGLAISLVLIPRGVSVLGAAFWSVFSSLPQPLMAVPAFLFVELFQPALPVGLGFAAGAMIWMAVAELLPDALKEAEASGVATALTLAVALMVAFQILLGG, via the coding sequence GTGGAGGCCTTAGCCATCTCCCCCTGGACGGTCTTCCTCTACGCCCTCCTCACTGCGGTGGCCACCGGGCTCGGAGCCCTGCCCTTCCTCTTCACCAGGAACATCCTGAGGCGGCACCTGGGCCTGGCCCAAGCCGCCGCCGCAGGGCTGATGCTTTCCGCCAGCTTCGGCCTCATCTACGAGGGGGTGGATTACCACCTGGGCCGAACCCTTCTCGGGGTCTTGTTGGGCCTCATCTTCATCCAGCTCTCCCACCGCTACCTGGAGGGGCGGGAGGTAAGCTTCGGTATTCTAAACGGCCTGGACGCCCGCAAGGCCTTGATGATCGTGGGGATCATGACCCTGCACTCCTTCGCCGAGGGGGTGGGGGTAGGGGTGGCCTTCGGGGGCGGGGAGGCCTTGGGGGTCTTCATCACCCTAGCCATCGCCGTGCACAACATCCCCGAGGGGCTGGCCATCAGCCTGGTCCTGATCCCGAGGGGGGTGAGCGTTCTGGGAGCCGCCTTTTGGAGCGTCTTCTCCAGCCTGCCCCAGCCCCTCATGGCCGTGCCCGCCTTCCTCTTCGTGGAGCTATTCCAACCCGCTTTGCCCGTGGGCCTGGGCTTTGCCGCCGGAGCCATGATCTGGATGGCGGTGGCAGAACTCCTCCCCGACGCCCTCAAGGAGGCGGAGGCCAGCGGGGTGGCCACCGCCCTCACCCTGGCCGTGGCCCTCATGGTGGCCTTCCAGATCCTCCTGGGGGGCTAG
- a CDS encoding DNA/RNA nuclease SfsA: MALPLPPLLPCRFLRRINRFLVEADVGPLHLPNSGRMAELLTPGTPCHYQRKPTPKGLGRMVLVESRGVLVGVDATLAGDLLALLLLSGRFGALEALRREVPLGGKRLDFWARLSGKEAFLEAKNCNRVEGGLALFPDAPTKRGAHHLKLLADFARKGGRAYAVWMVQHPLAQAFALDPEDGPLLVAAREAEEAGVGLLAFRVCPSLSELRLEDSLPWVWP; encoded by the coding sequence GTGGCCCTGCCCCTCCCTCCTCTGCTGCCCTGCCGCTTCCTCAGAAGAATCAACCGCTTCCTGGTGGAGGCGGACGTGGGACCCCTGCACCTCCCCAACTCCGGGCGCATGGCCGAGCTCCTCACCCCTGGGACCCCTTGCCACTACCAGAGGAAGCCCACCCCCAAGGGCCTGGGCCGGATGGTCCTGGTGGAGAGCCGAGGGGTCCTGGTGGGGGTGGACGCCACCTTGGCGGGGGACTTGCTGGCGCTTCTCCTCCTCTCGGGGCGCTTCGGGGCCTTGGAGGCCCTAAGGCGGGAGGTGCCCCTTGGGGGGAAAAGGCTGGACTTCTGGGCCCGGCTTTCTGGGAAGGAGGCCTTCCTGGAGGCCAAGAACTGCAACCGGGTGGAAGGGGGTCTGGCCCTCTTCCCCGACGCCCCCACCAAGAGGGGGGCACACCACCTAAAGCTCCTTGCGGACTTCGCTCGAAAAGGGGGGAGGGCCTACGCCGTCTGGATGGTCCAGCACCCCCTGGCCCAGGCCTTCGCCCTGGACCCCGAGGACGGGCCCCTTCTCGTGGCGGCCCGGGAGGCGGAAGAGGCAGGGGTAGGGCTTCTCGCCTTCCGGGTGTGCCCCAGCCTCAGCGAACTCCGCTTGGAAGACTCTCTCCCCTGGGTCTGGCCCTAG
- a CDS encoding alpha/beta hydrolase family protein, producing the protein MRLLWLLLPPLALVLWALLNPPPFVWEGEGIRYRRAGVGLFAQVCRPKGPPQGAVLLVPGGFGPPTASMLARCRAWGERGFLGVVPHLRGRGKSGGRITGCLEEAEDLAHLARLLPRLGADRHAYAGYSLGACVALKAAALEGKARGVVFAIGPVDFAEQVDILRQSRPEALLRWREVFGEGPEALARQSPLPHASRLQAPLLILQAGNDPLIPPTQACRLRDVREAMGRRVHQAALTREGGVWTGPLTKGRACLRPTGFGPEEEDHLILFPDLHHTVIPAMEALAERFLLAWMRP; encoded by the coding sequence ATGAGGCTCCTTTGGCTTCTCCTTCCCCCCCTCGCCCTGGTCCTCTGGGCGCTTCTGAACCCTCCGCCCTTCGTCTGGGAGGGGGAGGGGATCCGGTACCGGCGGGCGGGGGTGGGCCTCTTCGCCCAGGTCTGCCGGCCAAAGGGGCCGCCCCAGGGGGCGGTTCTCCTGGTCCCCGGGGGGTTTGGCCCCCCCACGGCCAGCATGCTGGCCCGGTGCCGGGCCTGGGGGGAGCGGGGCTTTTTAGGGGTGGTGCCCCACCTCCGGGGCCGGGGGAAGAGCGGAGGGAGGATCACGGGCTGCCTGGAGGAGGCGGAGGACCTGGCCCACCTAGCCCGTCTTCTCCCCCGGCTGGGGGCAGACCGGCACGCCTACGCCGGCTACTCCCTGGGGGCCTGCGTGGCCCTTAAGGCGGCGGCCCTCGAGGGGAAGGCCAGGGGGGTGGTCTTCGCCATCGGCCCCGTGGACTTTGCGGAACAAGTGGACATCCTCAGGCAAAGCCGCCCCGAGGCCCTCCTTCGCTGGCGGGAGGTCTTTGGGGAGGGCCCGGAGGCCCTGGCCCGCCAAAGCCCCCTGCCCCATGCCTCCCGCCTTCAGGCCCCCCTCCTTATCCTCCAGGCGGGCAACGACCCCCTAATCCCCCCCACCCAGGCCTGCCGCCTCCGGGACGTGCGCGAGGCCATGGGGCGGCGGGTCCACCAGGCGGCCTTGACCCGGGAGGGGGGGGTCTGGACGGGGCCCCTCACCAAGGGCCGGGCCTGCCTCCGGCCCACGGGTTTCGGCCCAGAGGAAGAGGACCACCTGATCCTCTTCCCCGACCTGCACCACACGGTGATCCCCGCCATGGAGGCCTTAGCGGAGAGGTTCCTCCTGGCCTGGATGCGCCCTTGA
- a CDS encoding acyltransferase family protein, with protein sequence MERFPWVEVFRGLAILEVVLHHLLGRFLREVPPETPLWLLLAALNRTLHFAVPAFLFLTALVIGASFLRSFSLGRYLGNRALRLLWPYLLWSGVYLAFRYFDHGVFQPERLPHQLLWGKAYFHLYFLVVALQLTLLLPLFLPMVRGQAHGVWFLLLGLGGTLLIYLLNRHYRFLPYPGSFVLWYLPAIALGLYLASRLELLPRLLRLWLWALGLAFLGLGLYLPLALEVLQRRPVNTMHYQLAHWLYTTAMAFLLLALAHRLAQTRWQTPLAFLGRYSLQIYLLHPMVMRLLEKNPGFPEPLGLGPAFLVYLLLAFGLPLLLAHLLARVRVSPLLFGR encoded by the coding sequence ATGGAGCGGTTTCCCTGGGTGGAGGTCTTCCGCGGTTTGGCCATCTTGGAGGTGGTCCTCCACCACCTCCTGGGCCGCTTCCTGCGGGAGGTGCCCCCCGAGACCCCCCTTTGGCTTCTCCTAGCAGCCCTGAACCGGACCCTGCACTTCGCCGTGCCCGCCTTCCTCTTCCTCACGGCTTTAGTGATCGGGGCCAGCTTCTTGCGCTCCTTCTCCCTGGGGCGCTACCTGGGAAACCGGGCCCTCAGGCTCCTCTGGCCCTACCTCCTCTGGAGCGGGGTCTACCTGGCCTTCCGCTACTTTGACCACGGGGTCTTCCAGCCCGAGCGCCTCCCCCACCAGCTCCTCTGGGGCAAGGCCTACTTCCACCTCTACTTCCTGGTGGTGGCCCTGCAGCTCACCCTCCTCCTGCCCCTCTTCCTGCCCATGGTGCGGGGGCAGGCCCATGGGGTCTGGTTTCTCCTCCTGGGCCTAGGGGGCACCCTGCTCATCTACCTCCTGAACCGCCACTACCGCTTTCTGCCCTACCCCGGGAGCTTCGTCCTCTGGTACCTGCCCGCCATCGCCCTGGGCCTCTACCTGGCGAGCCGCCTGGAGCTCCTTCCCCGCCTCCTCCGCCTCTGGCTCTGGGCCTTGGGCCTGGCCTTCTTGGGGCTTGGCCTCTACCTGCCCTTGGCCCTCGAGGTCCTGCAGAGGCGCCCCGTCAACACGATGCACTACCAGCTCGCCCACTGGCTCTACACCACGGCCATGGCCTTCCTCCTCCTGGCCCTGGCCCACCGCCTGGCCCAAACCCGCTGGCAGACCCCCCTGGCCTTCCTGGGCCGCTACTCCCTGCAGATCTACCTCCTCCACCCCATGGTCATGCGCCTCCTGGAAAAAAACCCGGGCTTCCCCGAGCCCCTGGGGCTTGGGCCGGCCTTCTTGGTCTACCTCCTCCTGGCCTTCGGCCTTCCCCTCCTCCTGGCCCACCTCCTGGCCCGGGTCCGGGTCTCCCCCCTCCTCTTCGGTCGATGA
- a CDS encoding SWIM zinc finger family protein, whose product MAPFPPEKEEDFAPFFPKEALRRGLAYAKEGRVRRVFRVGERLLGEVQGSLPEPYRVEVGPGLVGRCTCPYPDFPCKHAAALLYAYLEARPKEDLLLAIDRLSPKEAQALLRGLAQVPEVALLLGEALLPKEAFLEAVRALRQAFLLGGGKEEAQALLIRLPQVGEGEVLAFLEALLEAPLDPEAYLRAGAMRYLEVSQDPLPLLRLYLKAPSPALEEALLELGKRAPERLLPHLSGKDPLGLKRALKERLLFALGREEEALGLMREGLEGPEDYLALVERLLALGREAEALRYAEEALEWFGKDPRLFPLVDLLARRRGRPEDLALRFAMRPSLEGYAALKALLGKGFAAKRRELLRLAKDPALLARIHLLEEDWRALDRLLKGAPREAYPALAEALAERLPEEAVRLYLEAARDLLEAGGRGRYREAAALLVRARALDPRRVAALLEALKGLYPRRRALWEELGAQGLSP is encoded by the coding sequence GTGGCCCCCTTTCCTCCCGAAAAGGAAGAGGACTTCGCCCCCTTCTTCCCCAAGGAGGCCCTGCGCCGGGGCCTGGCCTACGCCAAGGAGGGCCGGGTGCGCCGGGTCTTTAGGGTGGGGGAGCGGCTTCTTGGCGAGGTCCAGGGCTCGCTTCCTGAGCCCTACCGGGTGGAGGTGGGGCCGGGCCTCGTGGGGCGGTGCACCTGCCCCTACCCCGACTTCCCCTGCAAGCACGCAGCAGCCCTCCTCTACGCCTACCTCGAGGCCCGCCCCAAGGAGGACCTCCTCCTGGCCATAGACCGCCTCTCCCCCAAGGAGGCCCAGGCCCTCCTCAGGGGCTTGGCCCAGGTGCCGGAGGTGGCCCTCCTCCTCGGGGAGGCGCTCCTCCCCAAGGAGGCCTTTTTGGAGGCGGTGCGGGCCCTGCGCCAGGCCTTCCTCCTCGGGGGAGGGAAGGAGGAGGCCCAAGCCCTCCTCATAAGGCTTCCCCAGGTGGGGGAGGGGGAGGTCCTAGCCTTCCTGGAGGCCCTCCTCGAGGCCCCCTTGGACCCCGAGGCCTACCTCAGGGCCGGGGCCATGCGGTACCTGGAGGTGTCCCAAGACCCCCTGCCCCTCCTTCGCCTTTACCTCAAGGCCCCTTCCCCTGCCTTGGAGGAGGCCCTCCTGGAGTTGGGGAAGAGGGCTCCGGAGAGGCTTCTCCCCCACCTTTCCGGCAAGGACCCCTTGGGCCTGAAGCGGGCCCTCAAGGAGAGGCTCCTCTTCGCCCTGGGGCGGGAGGAGGAGGCCTTGGGCCTCATGCGGGAGGGTCTGGAGGGCCCGGAGGACTACCTGGCCCTGGTGGAGCGCCTCCTCGCCTTGGGCCGGGAGGCGGAGGCCCTCCGCTACGCCGAGGAGGCCCTGGAGTGGTTCGGCAAGGACCCGAGGCTCTTCCCCCTGGTGGACCTCCTGGCGAGGCGAAGGGGAAGGCCCGAGGACCTGGCCCTCCGCTTCGCCATGAGGCCGAGCCTCGAGGGCTACGCCGCCCTCAAGGCTCTCCTGGGCAAGGGCTTTGCAGCCAAGCGGCGGGAACTTCTGCGCCTGGCGAAAGACCCCGCCCTCCTGGCCCGGATCCACCTCCTGGAGGAGGACTGGCGGGCCCTGGACCGCCTCCTCAAGGGGGCTCCCCGGGAGGCCTACCCCGCCTTGGCGGAGGCCCTAGCGGAGAGGCTTCCCGAGGAGGCGGTCCGCCTCTACCTGGAGGCGGCCAGGGACCTCCTGGAGGCCGGGGGTAGGGGGCGGTACCGGGAGGCCGCGGCCCTCTTGGTCCGGGCCCGGGCCCTGGACCCGAGGCGGGTGGCCGCCCTCCTGGAGGCCCTTAAGGGCCTCTACCCCCGCCGCCGGGCCCTTTGGGAGGAGCTCGGGGCCCAGGGGCTTTCCCCCTAA
- the amrS gene encoding AmmeMemoRadiSam system radical SAM enzyme: MALTATLREADLKRPLPKGFVQCRACAHYCAVPQGGAGKCGVRRNLGGRLYLVTYGKAAAVHLDPVEKKPLYHFHPGEGILSVGTVGCNLFCAFCQNWQISQFRAFHVSPEGRPDRPIGEDWPPHRIVAEAEALGVRLLAYTYNEPAVWVEYAHDTARLAKAQGMKNVFVTSGFETEEAWDYIRPYLDAANVDLKGFTEKFYREICGARLGPVLESLEHLLASGVWVEVTTLLLEGYNDSEAEVRAMARFLKGLSPEIPWHLTAAHPDYRMLDLRPTRHATLVRAYGIAKEEGLRFVYVGNVLDEERGSTSCPDCGRLLIRRRGFRAEPLWREPGVCPGCGRKIPGVWT, from the coding sequence ATGGCCCTGACCGCCACCTTAAGGGAAGCGGACCTGAAGCGCCCCCTGCCCAAGGGCTTTGTGCAGTGCCGGGCCTGCGCCCACTACTGCGCGGTTCCCCAGGGCGGGGCGGGGAAGTGCGGCGTGCGCCGCAACCTGGGCGGCAGGCTCTACCTGGTCACCTACGGCAAGGCGGCCGCGGTGCACCTGGACCCGGTGGAGAAGAAGCCCCTCTACCACTTCCACCCCGGGGAAGGGATCCTCTCCGTGGGCACCGTGGGCTGCAACCTCTTCTGCGCCTTCTGCCAGAACTGGCAGATCTCCCAGTTCCGGGCGTTCCATGTGAGCCCGGAGGGCCGCCCGGACCGGCCCATCGGCGAGGACTGGCCACCCCATAGGATCGTGGCGGAGGCCGAGGCCCTAGGGGTGAGGCTTCTCGCCTACACCTACAATGAGCCTGCCGTATGGGTGGAGTACGCCCACGACACCGCCAGGCTGGCCAAGGCCCAGGGCATGAAGAACGTCTTCGTCACCAGCGGCTTTGAGACGGAGGAGGCCTGGGACTACATCCGACCCTACCTGGATGCGGCCAACGTGGACCTAAAGGGCTTCACCGAGAAGTTCTACCGGGAGATCTGCGGGGCCCGGCTCGGGCCCGTCCTGGAAAGCCTGGAGCACCTCTTGGCCTCTGGGGTGTGGGTGGAGGTCACCACCTTGCTCCTCGAGGGCTACAACGACTCGGAGGCCGAGGTCCGGGCCATGGCCCGCTTCCTCAAGGGCCTCTCCCCGGAGATCCCCTGGCACCTCACCGCCGCCCACCCCGACTACCGCATGCTGGACCTTAGGCCCACCCGGCACGCCACCCTGGTCAGGGCCTACGGGATCGCCAAGGAAGAGGGCCTCCGCTTCGTCTACGTGGGCAACGTCCTGGACGAGGAGAGGGGCTCCACCTCCTGCCCGGACTGCGGCCGGCTCCTCATCCGCAGGCGGGGGTTCAGGGCGGAGCCCCTATGGCGGGAGCCCGGGGTCTGCCCGGGGTGCGGGAGGAAGATCCCCGGGGTATGGACCTGA
- the amrB gene encoding AmmeMemoRadiSam system protein B, with product MGVGPRVRVERVAGYFYPKDGEVLRREVEGLLRAAKTPPLPGVRGILSPHAGYFCSGKVAAEGFQALSAWRGRAGRALLLGPSHFVPFLGVAFYPYRAWRTPLGEVAVDLEGARRLLGRSFPFLELEEPFLEEHSLEVLLPFLQVALPGVPILPLLFGEVDPLGVAEALLEELFPTDLVVASSDLSHYHPDPVARERDRRTLEAALSLEAEALSGAEACGRLPWAGLTALARGLGWKPRLLAYATSAEASGDRGRVVGYTAVAYGPG from the coding sequence ATGGGCGTCGGGCCAAGGGTGAGGGTGGAACGGGTTGCGGGGTACTTCTACCCCAAGGACGGGGAGGTCCTGCGGAGGGAGGTGGAAGGCCTCCTACGGGCCGCCAAGACCCCGCCTCTGCCCGGGGTCCGGGGGATCCTCTCCCCCCACGCGGGCTACTTCTGCTCGGGAAAGGTGGCGGCGGAGGGCTTCCAGGCCCTCTCCGCCTGGCGGGGCCGGGCGGGGCGGGCCTTGCTCCTTGGCCCCAGCCACTTCGTCCCCTTCCTGGGGGTGGCCTTCTACCCCTACCGGGCCTGGCGCACCCCTTTGGGGGAGGTGGCGGTGGACCTGGAGGGGGCGAGGAGGCTTCTTGGAAGGAGCTTTCCCTTCCTGGAGCTAGAGGAGCCTTTCCTGGAGGAGCACAGCCTCGAGGTCCTCCTCCCCTTCCTCCAGGTGGCCCTCCCCGGCGTCCCCATCCTCCCCCTCCTCTTCGGGGAGGTGGACCCCTTGGGGGTGGCCGAGGCCCTCCTGGAGGAGCTCTTTCCCACGGACCTGGTGGTGGCCAGCAGCGACCTCTCCCACTACCACCCGGACCCCGTGGCCCGGGAGCGGGACCGGAGGACCCTGGAGGCTGCCCTTAGCCTGGAGGCCGAGGCCCTTTCCGGGGCCGAGGCCTGCGGCCGCCTTCCCTGGGCGGGCCTCACCGCCTTAGCCCGGGGGCTGGGCTGGAAGCCCAGGCTCCTCGCCTACGCCACCAGCGCCGAGGCCTCCGGGGACAGGGGGCGGGTGGTGGGGTACACGGCGGTGGCCTACGGGCCAGGCTAA
- a CDS encoding LOG family protein gives MRLVSVFVSSRLPPEDPLYPRLLRYGEVLAEEGFGLASGGYQGGMAALAQGVKAKGGLVVGVTAPRLFPERPGPNPHVDVELPAATLPERIGRLLDLGAGYLALPGGVGTLAELVLAWNLLYLRRGLGRPLAVDPYWLSLLRPLGEIAREDLDLIQVVADEGDLRAFLRSL, from the coding sequence ATGCGCCTCGTCTCGGTCTTCGTCTCCTCCCGCCTCCCCCCGGAGGACCCCCTTTACCCCAGGCTTTTGCGCTACGGGGAGGTGCTGGCCGAGGAGGGGTTTGGCCTGGCCTCGGGAGGGTACCAGGGGGGGATGGCGGCCTTGGCCCAAGGGGTGAAGGCCAAGGGGGGGCTGGTGGTAGGGGTGACGGCCCCGAGGCTCTTTCCGGAGAGGCCAGGTCCCAACCCCCATGTGGACGTGGAGCTCCCCGCCGCCACGCTCCCCGAGCGCATCGGCCGCCTTCTGGACCTGGGGGCGGGGTACCTGGCCCTCCCGGGCGGGGTGGGCACCCTGGCGGAGCTCGTCTTGGCCTGGAACCTCCTCTACTTGAGGCGGGGCCTGGGGCGGCCCCTGGCTGTGGACCCCTACTGGCTTTCCCTCCTCCGCCCCCTCGGGGAGATCGCCCGGGAGGACCTGGACCTCATCCAGGTGGTGGCGGACGAGGGGGACCTAAGGGCCTTTTTGAGGTCGCTGTGA
- a CDS encoding universal stress protein yields MYKSILIPTDGSPCSFQALEHGLDLARALSAKVHFLYVLENPAQAIWVTPESVPYGLELLEDLKKAGEETVAKALALAQEQGVEATGEVKEGVPIPTIVEAAKGFDLLVMGTHGRTGLDKLLLGSVTEGVLHRVSVPVLVVRCR; encoded by the coding sequence ATGTACAAGAGCATCCTCATACCCACGGACGGGAGCCCCTGCAGCTTCCAGGCCCTAGAGCACGGCCTAGACCTGGCCAGGGCCCTTTCAGCCAAGGTCCACTTCCTCTACGTCCTAGAAAACCCCGCCCAGGCCATCTGGGTCACTCCCGAGAGCGTCCCCTACGGCCTGGAGCTCCTGGAGGACCTGAAGAAGGCAGGGGAGGAGACCGTCGCCAAGGCCTTGGCCCTAGCTCAGGAGCAGGGGGTGGAGGCCACGGGGGAGGTGAAGGAGGGGGTTCCTATCCCCACCATCGTGGAGGCGGCCAAGGGCTTTGACCTCCTGGTCATGGGCACCCACGGGCGCACGGGGCTGGATAAGCTCCTTCTGGGTTCGGTGACGGAGGGGGTCCTCCACCGCGTTTCCGTCCCCGTCCTGGTGGTGCGCTGCCGTTAG
- the rlmB gene encoding 23S rRNA (guanosine(2251)-2'-O)-methyltransferase RlmB — MWIYGRNPVLEALKEGRARRVLVARGVEGWLLRELERLGAPYIPVPRIELDTLLKTTHHQGIAALVEAPRYASLEEAFRLAQSRKEPPLLVALDGITDPRNYGAMIRSALALGAHGVLSEERRAAPLSPLALKASAGAALKLPLVKVKNLPRALKELQERGVWVYGLDPKGEKTPKELDLGRPLALVVGSEGEGMRRLVRESCDELFRIPIRPEAESLNASVALGIALYQVALARGVG; from the coding sequence ATGTGGATCTACGGGCGGAACCCAGTCCTCGAGGCCCTGAAGGAAGGGCGGGCCCGGCGGGTCCTGGTGGCCAGGGGGGTAGAGGGCTGGCTCCTGAGGGAGCTGGAAAGGCTCGGGGCCCCCTACATCCCGGTCCCCCGGATCGAGCTGGACACCCTCCTCAAGACCACCCACCATCAGGGGATCGCTGCCTTGGTGGAAGCGCCCCGCTACGCCTCCTTGGAGGAGGCCTTCCGCCTAGCCCAGTCCCGCAAAGAGCCCCCCCTCCTCGTGGCCCTGGACGGCATCACCGACCCCAGGAACTACGGGGCCATGATCCGGAGCGCCCTGGCCCTAGGGGCCCACGGGGTCCTCTCCGAGGAACGCCGGGCCGCCCCCCTCTCCCCCCTGGCCCTGAAGGCGAGCGCCGGGGCGGCCCTGAAGCTTCCCCTCGTCAAGGTGAAGAACCTGCCCCGGGCCCTCAAGGAACTCCAGGAACGGGGGGTTTGGGTCTACGGCCTGGACCCCAAGGGGGAGAAGACCCCCAAGGAGCTGGATCTCGGGAGGCCCTTGGCCCTGGTGGTGGGCTCGGAGGGGGAGGGGATGCGCAGGCTGGTGAGGGAAAGCTGCGACGAGCTCTTCCGCATCCCCATCCGGCCCGAGGCCGAGTCCCTAAACGCCTCCGTGGCCCTGGGCATCGCCCTTTACCAGGTGGCCCTGGCCCGGGGTGTAGGATAG